The following are encoded together in the Lathyrus oleraceus cultivar Zhongwan6 chromosome 3, CAAS_Psat_ZW6_1.0, whole genome shotgun sequence genome:
- the LOC127127386 gene encoding lignin-forming anionic peroxidase — MAYRIVVTILVLLATICDAQLSSTFYDTTCPDALTTIRTAIRTAVSKERRMAASLIRLHFHDCFVQGCDASILLDDSTTIESEKTALPNLNSARGFQVIDNAKSQVEKVCPGVVSCADIVAVAARDASFAVGGPSWTVKLGRRDSTTASKSLANTDLPFFTDDLQTLISKFTIKGLTAKDMVALSGKFITSFKHPYFHICLY; from the exons ATGGCTTATAGAATTGTTGTTACAATATTGGTGCTGCTAGCCACAATATGTGATGCACAGTTGTCTTCTACATTTTACGACACTACATGCCCCGATGCACTAACCACCATTAGAACTGCCATTCGTACAGCTGTCTCTAAAGAGCGTCGCATGGCTGCATCTCTCATTCGCCTTCATTTTCATGACTGCTTTGTGCAGGGCTGTGATGCATCCATTTTGCTAGATGACAGTACCACAATCGAGAGCGAAAAGACTGCACTTCCAAATCTTAACTCAGCAAGAGGATTTCAAGTCATTGATAATGCAAAATCACAGGTAGAGAAAGTATGTCCCGGAGTTGTGTCTTGTGCAGACATAGTAGCTGTAGCCGCACGTGATGCATCATTCGCT GTAGGTGGTCCATCATGGACAGTGAAACTTGGAAGAAGAGATTCTACTACGGCAAGCAAAAGTTTGGCCAATACGGACCTTCCATTCTTTACCGACGATCTTCAAACTCTTATATCTAAATTTACTATTAAAGGTCTCACTGCCAAAGACATGGTTGCTCTATCTGGTAAATTTATTACTAGTTTCAAACATCCATATTTTCATATTTGCTTATATTAA
- the LOC127131067 gene encoding pyrophosphate-energized vacuolar membrane proton pump 1: DIQQCNAIVSWIALPSTFTIFNFGEQKVVKNWQLFLCVSVGLWAGLIIGFVTEYYTSNAYSPVQDVADSCRTGAATNVIFGLALGYKSVVIPIFAIAISIFVSFSFAAMYGVAVDALGMLSTIATGLAIDAYGPISDNAGGIAEMAGMSHRIRERTDALDVAGNTTAAIGKGFAIGSAALVSLALFGAFVSRAGVTTVDVLTPKVFIGLIVGAMLPYWFSAMTMKSVGSAALKMVEEVRRQFNTIPGLMEGTAKPDYATCVTISTDTSIKEMIPPGALVMLTPLIVGIFFGVETLSGVLAGSLVSGVQIAISASNTGGAWDNAKKYIEEHPTSLINLGTPSHSKATSRSNASCYRGCKSCYRDCTKDGEGDECLEGIYDEEI; encoded by the exons GATATACAACAATGCAATGCAATTGTTAGTTGGATAGCACTCCCATCTACCTTCACCATCTTCAATTTTGGAGAGCAGAAAGTTGTCAAGAACTG GCAGCTATTCTTGTGTGTTTCTGTTGGTCTTTGGGCAGGGCTTATCATTGGATTTGTTACTGAATACTATACCAGCAATGCATACAG CCCTGTGCAAGATGTTGCTGATTCCTGCAGGACTGGTGCTGCTACCAATGTTATCTTTGGTCTTGCCTTGGGATACAAGTCTGTTGTCATTCCAATTTTTGCCATTGCAATTAGTATTTTTGTAAGTTTCAGTTTTGCTGCTATGTATGGTGTTGCTGTTGATGCACTTGGAATGTTGAGTACTATAGCAACCGGATTAGCCATCGATGCATATGGTCCAATCAGTGACAATGCCGGAGGTATTGCTGAGATGGCTGGAATGAGTCACAGAATTCGTGAGAGAACCGATGCTCTTGATGTTGCAGGAAACACAACTGCTGCCATTGGAAAG GGGTTTGCTATTGGTTCTGCCGCCCTTGTGTCTTTGGCCCTTTTTGGTGCCTTTGTGAGCCGTGCTGGTGTTACAACCGTCGATGTCCTGACTCCCAAGGTTTTCATCGGTCTGATTGTGGGCGCCATGCTCCCTTACTGGTTTTCTGCCATGACCATGAAGAGTGTCGGAAGTGCAGCATTGAAGATGGTTGAGGAAGTTCGCAGGCAATTCAACACGATTCCTGGATTGATGGAGGGAACTGCGAAACCTGACTATGCCACATGTGTGACAATCTCCACCGACACTTCCATCAAAGAAATGATCCCACCTGGTGCCCTTGTTATGCTAACACCCCTTATTGTTGGGATCTTTTTTGGTGTTGAAACACTTTCTGGTGTCCTTGCCGGATCATTGGTTTCTGGTGTACAG ATTGCCATCTCTGCATCCAACACTGGCGGTGCTTGGGATAATGCCAAGAAGTACATCGAG GAACATCCCACGTCTTTAATCAATTTAGGCACACCTTCACATTCAAAAGCAACTTCACGAAGCAATGCGAGCTGCTACCGAGGCTGCAAAAGCTGCTACCGAGACTGCACAAAGGATGGAGAGGGAGATGAATGCTTGGAAGGAATTTATGATGAAGAAATTTGA